Proteins from a genomic interval of Fusarium oxysporum Fo47 chromosome I, complete sequence:
- a CDS encoding ferric reductase like transmembrane component-domain-containing protein, translating into MWSYTTMPALAIVLSALSLLPCTSATVPLEGYGRDSYPVPCAQACSYAMPSTLDCPEYAGMTAEEKAEAYPSAECFSNDPSYLTSMAYCIHSYCPKDVKIYKVENFWETLMIYESKSIRWSYPEALAQVNTTSVPKPMSPEETVFNRTISIDAATFQSYMNGVRGYKAVAKNESMYSILAFMTCVMVPIGFSLLRFLPLPTSFRSKVYGYLIDPPAWGKQHSVATLGIGMVPTRGQALFIIYLIGINCLATFEGYPNYTPNGIFPDRHYELMRHIGNRAGSIAFANIPIVILYAGRSSVLLRLTNWSYSTFLLLHRWTATICVIQVALHSLLWLRIMIEQHSYPLVLTYPYWYVGVVGTVLFSALIPFSMLPIRKILYEVFLITHILLTVGALVASWYHIAFLYQDTSGFEIWLIIAFAFWGLERVLRILRISRYGIKKAYVTRIDDKYLRVDIPGVDAHGHCFAYFPTLSWRVWENHPFSIVNCSKGQLDGESIMSSSASHTQSENEAAVSPTEASTSKEMAGAVSNIRQLGVHRNTTKPGITLFVQNLRGMTAKLAKKADTGIAIPVLIESSYGHEDTSRFEPNTEYPNTLVISGGVGIAGVLSSLQASLSMYAKPLGTTKLYWGIKSKGLVDVVKSMIVGGDAAEEKEVGESSSWGHIETHVSIGERMDIKRVLTTELENAIGGTTVVICGPHAMCDEARYVCAALARHGVVVRYVEESFTW; encoded by the exons ATGTGGTCTTACACTACAATGCCGGCATTAGCAATCGTGCTGTCAGCACTTTCTCTCCTCCCCTGCACATCAGCCACAGTTCCTCTTGAGGGCTATGGAAGGGACTCTTACCCGGTACCATGTGCCCAAGCGTGTTCATACGCAATGCCTAGCACTCTCGACTGTCCAGAGTATGCAGGCATGACGGCAGAGGAGAAGGCAGAGGCATATCCATCGGCAGAATGCTTTTCAAACGATCCTTCCTACTTGACCTCCATGGCGTACTGCATCCACTCTTATTGCCCCAAAGATGTGAAGATCTACAAGGTTGAGAACTTTTGGGAGACCTTGATGATTTATGAGTCAAAGTCAATTCGATGGTCGTACCCTGAGGCTTTGGCTCAGGTCAACACTACAAGTGTACCAAAGCCAATGTCGCCTGAAGAGACAGTTTTTAATAGGACCATCTCTATCGACGCAGCTACCTTTCAGAGTTATATGAATGGTGTCAGAGGATACAAAGCTGTGGCCAAGAATGAGTCCATGTACTC TATCCTGGCCTTTATGACATGTGTCATGGTCCCGATTGGCTTCTCCCTCCTCCGCTTCCTTCCCCTGCCAACATCCTTCAGAAGCAAGGTGTACGGCTATCTTATCGACCCTCCGGCTTGGGGTAAGCAGCACAGCGTGGCCACGCTTGGAATCGGCATGGTGCCAACTCGAGGTCAGGCTCTCTTCATTATCTACCTCATCGGCATCAATTGTCTGGCCACGTTTGAAGGATACCCCAACTACACACCGAACGGTATCTTTCCTGATCGTCACTATGAACTGATGCGTCATATCGGAAACCGTGCTGGTTCCATTGCATTTGCCAACATCCCCATTGTCATCCTCTACGCTGGGCGTAGCAGCGTGCTTCTGCGATTGACTAACTGGTCCTACTCAacctttcttctcctccatcgATGGACTGCCACAATATGTGTCATCCAAGTCGCTCTTCACTCACTTCTCTGGCTTCGCATCATGATCGAGCAACACTCATATCCCCTCGTTCTGACATACCCTTACTGGTacgttggtgttgttggaaCCGTCTTGTTCTCTGCCTTGATTCCTTTCTCTATGCTCCCTATCCGAAAGATCTTGTATGAGGTCTTCCTCATCACGCACATCCTCTTGACTGTCGGTGCTCTGGTCGCTTCTTGGTATCATATTGCTTTCCTCTACCAGGACACAAGCGGTTTCGAGATCTGGCTCATAATCGCTTTTGCTTTCTGGGGCCTTGAGAGAGTCCTTCGCATTCTACGCATCTCCAGATATGGTATCAAGAAGGCATATGTCACTCGCATTGACGATAAGTATCTGCGAGTTGACATCCCCGGTGTCGATGCCCATGGTCATTGTTTTGCTTATTTCCCTACACTGTCTTGGCGCGTATGGGAGAACCACCCTTTCTCAATTGTCAACTGCAGCAAAGGTCAGCTTGACGGAGAGTCCATAATGTCAAGCTCCGCTTCGCATACTCAGTCTGAGAATGAGGCCGCTGTCTCACCGACTGAGGCATCAACTTCCAAGGAGATGGCAGGCGCCGTGTCCAACATCCGCCAGCTTGGAGTCCACAGAAACACCACTAAGCCTGGTATCACACTATTCGTCCAGAACCTCCGTGGCATGACCGCCAAGCTCGCAAAGAAAGCAGACACTGGCATCGCCATCCCCGTTCTTATCGAGTCCTCTTATGGCCACGAAGACACCAGCCGCTTCGAGCCCAATACCGAATACCCGAATACCCTTGTCATCTCCGGTGGTGTTGGTATCGCAGGCGTCCTGTCATCTCTCCAAGCCTCCCTGTCGATGTACGCCAAGCCCCTGGGAACCACTAAGCTCTACTGGGGAATCAAAAGCAAGGGCCTTGTCGATGTGGTCAAGAGTATGATTGTAGGTGGGGATGCCGCTGAGGAAAAAGAAGTTGGTGAATCCTCCAGCTGGGGCCATATCGAGACCCACGTCTCGATCGGTGAGCGCATGGACATAAAGAGAGTTTTGACGACGGAATTGGAGAACGCTATTGGTGGAACTACGGTTGTTATTTGTGGTCCACATGCGATGTGTGATGAAGCTCGGTATGTCTGCGCTGCATTGGCGAGacatggtgttgttgttcGCTATGTTGAAGAATCCTTCACTTGGTAG
- a CDS encoding kinase-like domain-containing protein translates to MGDLPRSLSLSPPPPPIPVPWSFEVLFEETSEGLPEPLPSLQDIENAPNRIGDHNSKCIVALNDHYVAKLGVCVEPLEAENMRFVREHTTVHVPKVFAVYQRDIGDRLKKTYIVMERIHGHTLQDIWGGLQASEKISIAAQLRSAMQAVREIPHSGYFGSLDGSKLRDEFFWAAEPVPAIDRSFATEDESLSGVIDKYLYESGETARQRVNFYRRVLPRVFMGNGKPVFTHGGFQRKNIMITPQNTVVLLDWAASGWYPSYWEYAVTVYVARRWDDDWHVYIGKILEEFPNHFVWMQTLHIEMWGF, encoded by the coding sequence ATGGGCGATTTACCTCGTTCTCTCTCTCTGTcgccgcctcctccgccaATTCCTGTACCGTGGTCATTTGAAGTTCTTTTCGAGGAGACTTCTGAAGGCCTCCCGGAGCCTCTTCCGTCGCTACAGGATATCGAAAACGCGCCAAATCGCATCGGAGATCATAACAGCAAGTGCATTGTAGCCCTCAATGACCATTATGTGGCAAAGCTTGGAGTTTGCGTTGAGCCCCTCGAGGCCGAAAACATGCGTTTTGTCAGAGAACATACAACCGTGCATGTTCCCAAGGTCTTTGCCGTATACCAGCGGGATATCGGAGACAGACTGAAGAAGACATATATCGTCATGGAGAGGATTCACGGACATACTTTGCAAGACATCTGGGGAGGCCTACAAGCATCTGAAAAAATCAGCATTGCTGCGCAACTTCGATCGGCAATGCAGGCTGTCCGTGAGATACCTCACTCAGGGTATTTCGGGAGTCTGGACGGGTCGAAGCTTCGCGATGAATTCTTTTGGGCAGCAGAGCCAGTACCCGCGATTGATCGGTCATTCGCAACTGAGGACGAATCCTTGAGTGGCGTTATAGACAAGTATCTGTATGAAAGCGGTGAAACAGCACGACAAAGAGTCAACTTTTATCGCAGGGTACTTCCAAGAGTCTTCATGGGGAACGGGAAACCTGTTTTTACACACGGCGGTTTTCAGCGCAAAAACATCATGATTACACCCCAGAACACCGTGGTCCTTCTTGACTGGGCTGCATCTGGCTGGTACCCATCATACTGGGAGTATGCTGTTACGGTGTATGTTGCCAGGAGGTGGGACGATGATTGGCACGTATACATTGGCAAGATCCTGGAGGAATTCCCAAACCATTTTGTGTGGATGCAGACGCTACATATAGAAATGTGGGGGTTCTGA
- a CDS encoding cytochrome P450, whose product MSIAESVYGPFSGQGLIFGILLLTLFQIVRYSTSLIRGFPGPPLAKLSSFWLASRCKNVQRSDEVLKLHQKHGDFVQIGPNHVSISNPTAIQQIYGHKTGFVKGPFYDAFHQVTPVVFNTRNVAEHTRKRKYINPAFSARALSDFEPYMDAEIVGWKRQLLNISNGSNPQVDFSVWTNYLAFDVIASFAFGEPFGFVEKGKDDYGLIKIIDTRGEFMNALGSLSPFLRSVMRYNPFDSFWKNGFHASAGLAKIGKEAFMKRKASADNSRKDLLSFLFNAKDPETKQPIPDDEIIAESISFIVGGSDTTSSTMTNFIDFVARDADLQRRIQQEIDTIFPGEPSDDWVPGDKKLNDLSLLIATLREVMRFRPTSATGLERVTPQGGKTIAGQFIPAETLVSVPTLGIMMDPRIFESPETFRPDRWLEPGTEKLMEFFYPFSTGPRACIGRNFAWMEILKAVVVVFKLFHVQRRNDKPTVVREGFFNKAVECEVEIHKRRFS is encoded by the exons ATGTCTATTGCAGAATCAGTGTATGGGCCCTTTAGTGGTCAAGGACTAATTTTTGGAATATTGCTGCTC ACTCTCTTCCAGATTGTGCGCTACTCTACCTCCTTGATTCGTGGTTTCCCAGGCCCACCTCTGGCGAAGCTATCATCCTTCTGGCTCGCATCACGATGTAAAAATGTTCAACGCTCTGATGAAGTACTGAAATTGCATCAAAAACACGGAGACTTCGTCCAAATCGGGCCCAATCATGTGTCTATCAGTAACCCTACTGCAATTCAACAGATATACGGCCATAAAACTGGATTCGTCAAGGGTCCCTTTTACGACGCGTTCCACCAGGTGACGCCAGTTGTCTTCAACACCAGAAATGTGGCAGAGCACACACGAAAGAGGAAGTATATTAATCCAGCATTCTCCGCACGCGCTCTATCGGACTTTGAGCCTTACATGGATGCCGAGATTGTTGGGTGGAAGCGCCAGCTACTCAACATATCCAACGGATCAAACCCGCAAGTTGATTTTTCTGTCTGGA CTAATTATCTCGCCTTCGATGTCATTGCCAGCTTTGCGTTTGGCGAGCCTTTTGGCTTCGTTgaaaaaggcaaagatgaCTATGGTCTCATCAAAATCATCGACACGCGTGGCGAGTTTATGAACGCGCTTGGATCTCTTTCGCCTTTCCTGAGATCTGTGATGAGGTATAATCCTTTCGACTCATTCTGGAAGAATGGCTTCCATGCGTCAGCAGGCCTTGCAAAGATTGGAAAAGAAGCATTCATGAAGCGAAAAGCCTCTGCAGATAATAGCCGAAAGGACCTATTAAGCTTCCTGTTCAACGCGAAGGATCCAGAAACAAAACAGCCCATTCCAGATGATGAAATCATAGCTGAGTCGATCAGCTTCATTGTTGGCGGCAGCGATACGACGAGTAGCACCATGACCAACTTTATCGACTTTGTGGCTCGCGATGCGGACTTGCAGCGGCGCATTCAACAAGAAATTGATACAATCTTCCCTGGAGAGCCCTCTGATGACTGGGTGCCCGGTGATAAGAAGTTAAACGATCTATCCTTACTGATTGCAACTTTGAGGGAAGTCATGCGCTTTCGACCTACCAGTGCCACAGGTCTAGAGCGAGTGACACCGCAAGGTGGAAAGACCATAGCTGGACAGTTTATACCAGCAGAG ACATTAGTTAGCGTCCCAACCTTGGGCATCATGATGGATCCGCGAATCTTTGAGTCCCCTGAGACATTCAGACCAGACCGATGGCTTGAGCCAGGTACAGAGAAACTCATGGAATTCTTCTACCCATTTTCAACAGGACCGAGAGCATGCATTGGAAGAAA TTTCGCCTGGATGGAGATTTTAAAGGCAGTTGTGGTTGTCTTTAAGCTATTTCATGTCCAAAGAAGGAATGATAAGCCCACAGTGGTCAGAGAAGGATTCTTCAACAAAGCTGTTGAATGTGAAGTGGAGATTCACAAGAGACGTTTCAGTTAG
- a CDS encoding C2H2 type zinc finger domain-containing protein, which translates to MPFSCQYPGCNRTYLRKEHLKRHTISHERPKEFTCEQCGSRLSRTDTLRHHMALHGVVLPSARAPQACLPCRRAKVRCDGQSPACSGCVAKSITCVWHVPNNKRQQPREHPTSMAPASSAHVSTEPSFMEDSECVDEDDPCGLTNDEQHSTALTAPAPECPGKVAMYDKLIAVYFEKFHHHWPIVHEKSIRLRNVPQVLVKTVVTIGLYLTDNTEAQNMAKKTLEGFLHQSGNALLYRHITDKSGILSSPESHPVSHPVSHPMF; encoded by the exons ATGCCATTCTCCTGCCAATATCCCGGCTGTAATCGTACATACTTACGGAAGGAACACTTGAAACGGCATACAATATCGCATGAGCGGCCAAAAGAGTTCACATGCGAACAATGTGGCTCTAGACTATCTCGAAC AGATACTCTTCGTCATCACATGGCTCTACACGGAGTAGTTCTCCCATCTGCCCGTGCTCCCCAAGCCTGTCTGCCATGTCGCCGGGCCAAGGTAAGGTGCGATGGCCAGAGCCCAGCATGCTCGGGCTGCGTGGCGAAATCGATAACATGTGTTTGGCACGTTCCAAATAACAAGCGACAACAGCCCCGTGAACACCCTACCTCCATGGCGCCAGCTTCATCTGCTCATGTATCAACAGAGCCTTCCTTTATGGAGGACTCAGAATGCGTCGACGAAGATGACCCGTGCGGCCTCACGAATGATGAGCAGCATTCCACGGCACTCACTGCCCCAGCACCGGAATGTCCGGGTAAAGTTGCCATGTATGACAAATTGATCGCGGTCTACTTTGAGAAGTTCCACCATCATTGGCCGATCGTCCATGAGAAGAGCATCCGTTTGCGAAACGTGCCGCAAGTGCTCGTGAAGACCGTGGTCACTATTGGTTTGTACTTGACAGATAATACTGAGGCACAAAACATGGCGAAAAAGACCCTCGAAGGTTTTCTTCATCAATCCGGCAACGCACTG CTATATAGACATATTACTGACAAATCTGGCATATTATCTTCTCCGGAATCCCATCCGGTATCCCATCCGGTATCCCATCCAATGTTTTAA